A portion of the candidate division Zixibacteria bacterium HGW-Zixibacteria-1 genome contains these proteins:
- a CDS encoding ABC transporter permease: MNSGVPLIGRRAINFISRLGSTFLLLFKAVYHLKSVPRSLGLIVDQCFMIGNKSIPLILIISIFVGAVSSWQAAYQFKFIGAPLRYLGSAVGKAIVIELAPVLSALVVAGRVGAGIAAELGTMRVTEQIDALESMGISPVRYLVMPRLVASTIMLPILVIFSNFIAVLGALAVSVLFVDISYETFLNGVRFSFSFFDMMGGMLKATVFGAIIGLVGCHEGFRAAGGARGVGISTTYAVVISSVMILVSDYVIAMVLFRM, from the coding sequence ATGAATAGCGGTGTACCATTAATAGGCCGTCGCGCGATAAATTTTATATCGCGGCTGGGAAGCACCTTCCTGCTTCTTTTCAAGGCCGTATATCATCTCAAATCGGTTCCCCGCTCACTTGGTCTGATTGTCGATCAGTGTTTTATGATCGGCAATAAATCGATTCCGCTTATCCTGATTATCTCGATATTCGTCGGCGCCGTATCGTCATGGCAGGCCGCCTACCAGTTCAAATTTATCGGCGCGCCATTGCGCTATCTCGGCTCAGCGGTCGGCAAAGCGATTGTCATCGAGCTGGCCCCGGTGCTTTCGGCGCTGGTGGTGGCCGGGCGCGTCGGCGCCGGAATTGCCGCCGAATTGGGTACCATGCGTGTCACCGAGCAGATCGATGCCCTGGAATCGATGGGTATCAGCCCGGTGCGCTACCTGGTGATGCCGCGCCTGGTGGCCAGCACCATCATGCTTCCGATACTCGTCATTTTCTCAAATTTCATCGCCGTCCTCGGAGCGTTAGCAGTGTCGGTTCTTTTTGTGGATATATCTTATGAGACATTTCTTAACGGCGTCAGATTCTCTTTCAGTTTCTTCGACATGATGGGCGGTATGCTCAAAGCGACCGTTTTCGGCGCCATTATCGGGCTGGTCGGCTGCCATGAAGGTTTCCGTGCCGCCGGCGGCGCCCGCGGCGTCGGTATTTCGACGACGTATGCCGTCGTTATTTCCTCGGTGATGATTCTCGTCTCGGATTATGTGATTGCCATGGTTCTGTTCAGGATGTAA